In Brassica napus cultivar Da-Ae chromosome A3, Da-Ae, whole genome shotgun sequence, the sequence TTTTCATTAGTAGCATGGTACTTAgcgattttgaaaattttttggTACTTCGcgatcctttttttttcttttaaatagaAACACGAggtaattttttatatgaatatctaataaaaaaaatttaacttaagaaaaaaaaaagaatatattcaattttatttgcATGTTTTGTGTGCATGTAACAGAAATTTATAAGCGCACGCATACAAGAACCGATCCAAGATGAGCAGACCTGGGGACTGGAACTGTAGATCTTGCACCCACCTAAACTTCCAGCGCCGTGATTCGTGCCAGCGATGCGGCGACTTCCGTTCGGGAGCCAGTGGAGTCAGTGGCTTAGACTTTGGTGGTTTCGGCGGTAGAGCTATGTCTGCTTTCGGCTTCACCACCGGCTCCGATGTTCGTCCAGGTGACTGGTACTGCACCGTGGGAAGCTGCGGGACCCATAACTTTGCTAGCCGCTCCACCTGCTTCAAATGCGGCACTTTCAAGGACGAATCCACCGGTGGGGGAGGCGGTGGCGTCGGCGGTCCCGCCGTGTTTGACACCGACCTTATGCGGTCTAGAGTCTCCGGCAACGCTGGCCGCTCCAGCTGGAAATCCGGCGACTGGATTTGTACTAGGTACCAATTTAATACATTTGGTCTCTATAGATAACTATGTTGATTAGTCATATACAtcatattttatgttatatatgttGGAAGTTTAATTGATAGAGATTATTTATTGGAATCAGGATTGGTTGCAATGAGCATAACTTTGCAAGCAGAATGGAATGCTTCAGATGCAATGCACCAAGGGACTTCAGCAACGGAAGCTTTTTCTAAGTTATACAATAATGCCGTTGAAAGCAGACTTGTTTCCACTTTCTTGGGTAATTCATTTTGtatatattctatatttttttaataagtaagACGAAGACTAGGAACTATCTTACTTTGCTCGGTGATTaaacttaagatatatttattaaaatgttttttcttttaaaatttgatatttttcagGCACCGTTTCAATCAATAGAAAAGGATAAAGAGGAGCAAGAGAGAATTAAAGATGATAATTTTGTTAGATGTTGCAATGAGAGCCAAGGTTGTAACTTTAGATGTCATGTTTTTGGATGTATTATccattttgttatattttcttttcttccttaATCCGTAATTTTCTTTTGCAGTTTTTAAGAGTTTAATTATTCTAATCATTGTACGATGCATGTCTTTCTTAAAAGAAGATTCTCTTCTCAATTTCATCGCTTTCTACAGAAGTTGctacttttgttttttgtttcccAGCCTTTTCAACCTGTATTCTAATAGACTATAGTGTAGGACCGGGTAGCGAACCTTTTTGAACGTCAAATTTCATAGATAAAGGAGTACAAAACCACCGTAGTAGGAGAATTCAACTGCGCAAATTTATCAACAGTACTCACAgcagtgtttaaaaaaaatacttatcaGCAGTACTCGCAGCAGTGTTTTCGAATCGCGGAGTAAAGGAGAAAACAACAAACGAGATAGACAATTAAAAAAGATCGATTAAGAACTCCATAGAGTTTAACGGACCAAATCTTGGAGGTGATATCTCTAATAAACCCTTGGGAGTACTATCACACTTTGTAATATATCAATCCTTTGagcttttaatgttttttttttgccaatgTTTCTAATTTAGATAGTTAATACACTgaagatatatataataaacaatgGCACTTCCACTAAGTTGATGTTTCTTTTTAATGTTAATAAACTgacaatattattattataagttATCACCAAATGAGCAGGGTCGGATCTAGGCATAAACGGGTTAAATATTAACCTTGACCCCTAAAATTATTGGAAGttttttatatgggtgtagaccccaaattttcatttttatttttatcaaaacctttaaaaatgtttttttgttcaactGATTTGCTTAATAATTAAAAGAGAACCAAAGTTAAGCCCTATTGAACCCATTGCTGAGACATGCCTTAGTGATGAGGTCTGCTGGACCACTTTGAAGCCTAGAAATGTAGTTAAAAcgacaagaaacaaaaaatgatgaagAGAGTGAGTGGACGGCGATccagattgattgttttgacaAAGCATTTGAGAGATTTATCTGAGGCAGATGTGAGTTTAAAAACCATCCAtcctttaaaaaaatgtttccaatccttcaaattttcaaatccATCCATGCCAATGAGTATATACTGAAATTAGAGAAGATAAACATCTTATACtgaatatgaatatatatatgtatctcaaGGTAAGAACCATGAACATACAAAAGCGCAAGCTGTGTTAGAAGATTGTACCTTGATGATAGACTTTTCTGTCATGATAATAGTCATCCATAGTTATAAggcaaaaaagagaaaatttacAACTATTGATTTTATCGTAGCAGTTTCAAGGAGATCGGCCGGTGACCTAATACAAAGATACATATTTCTTTTGGAGgtgaaaaaacatttttctctctcttccaaTCTTCTTCTCCCGAGTCCCCACCAAACCTCCGTTTCATCTTACTCTGATGTCGGTGGTGAGAGTACCGCCGCCGGAGGGGCTCCTCCTTACCCTTCCTCTTTTTCTATTTGCTATTGTCTCTCCTTTCACCGTCTCTCTTCAATATGTCTCTGGCTCTGAGCTTGTGAAGCTCTCCGGCGTGTCCTCCAGCTCGGGATGGTGTAGATTTGTGGTTCCTTCCTCCGTTTTGGTGTCACGGCGAGTCGTGAGTGGTGGCtgttgagtaaaaaaaaaattgttatcttAACTTCTTAActtcaaatctacaatattttctataaaattgaatttttttctaaaatataaattttgaaaattttattttaaaaatacaatttattgatctaaaaacctaaaattatgtatcaacaaaaataattttatcttaattcCTAAATCACAATCtgaattttacaatatttatctgctttcctaaaatatattttttaagaattttatttttaaaaaatacaacatattgatcaaaaaatctaaaagaatatttatctattaacataaatttttgttaacctaatttctaaatcacaactccaaacttataatattttttctaataaaaatgaaaacttagaatataagaaaagtaattgtttatttattttcattacaaggataatctaatcatacaatttttttttgttatcgtCTAATCTCAATGGACAATCTTCACATTCCCCCCCATACATTATAGTGATCTATGTGAAATTCATATACATAACCGGTCGATctagctgacaaaaaaaaaaccggtCGAActaaatcaaaccaaaaagaCAATTAAACCGAATTTTTTTTGCACGCCGTGTAAATGCTTGAATCTTGGTTGCGACAatgaaaactaaatataaataatttgattaacCTAATAcgtgcatattttttttttgacagcaactTACACAGATTTATATAGATTTTGCAAACCGAAATGGTAACTCTGCATCTATGCGGACAACAAACGACAGTTGTTTTCTTCCACTGCGTGCAAGATTGTTCGCCCTTAAGTTTTGTACCTTTGGTATATGAATGATTTCTGAGCTGTAACTTGTCTTCGAGTTCTTTATGTCTTCTAAATAGTTTGCAAaggctggtcattcttctgaaaccatctttacCAATTAAGAATAATCCGTTGTAAAAGTAACAAAATATTGTCTTAGGTTTCTCATACATTTCATTGTCAAAATGAGACCATCTATCTCTGAATGAAGGAGCGACTAACTCACTCTTGTATCTTTTGCTTCCtttaaaccatcaaaaccttaCAGGGTGCTATACCACCTTTGtcccacaatttttttttgattattcCATGATCCATCCATAAAATACCATCTATCTGAAATATATGGTATTGTTGCTGTTACTGATAATCGATTTTGATCGATTCCTTGTGCTAGTAAAGAATGTGCCTCAGTCTAAAGTAAGAATTTTGTTTCCGCCAATTTGAGAATATCTCTAGGAACAACATCcaaattgttaaaaaatttgttgttttcttcttttcatatATACCATAAATCTAAGCAAATCGATGATCTTTAATTCAGAGAAACTATCCAAAATAAATGATCTATATTTGCAAACAATAAcctaatacatatataaaacgaCAAATATAAATGAAGTTAATACTACATCAAAAACTCTGTGTCGTTTCCCTCCGCTTCCATAAACCCAAAATGGATCTTGCATCGGTCGTGTACTTGGTTGCACTGATGGTTGCGGCAACATACAAGTTTGTTCCGGCAACTCCGCCGATGATAACATATCTGTGGAAAGTGCTAAACATTCTAAACCTGGTACGGCAAGTGTGGACACACCTCTCACGTTTAAGCACTGTCCTTGCGCGACTTGTCCTGATCCTGATGATGGTGTTTCTATTCTCACATCTTTCATAAAAATCTCTGTGCATGGTACAGCCGCGCTACACCTAAAGTCAACTCCGTACTCTGACTTGGACGTCCCCACGAAATTACTATACACGACTTTGCTTATTTCAACCGCCGATGACTgataaaagtgaaaacaaaatacattttatcATTATGAACAATTTTGTGGTCGGAGTGTAacatatttgtttatgttttaatcAAATCTAACTTCACAGTAAGTACCTTATCATCTGTATTTTTCTCAGAACCTCCATTGTTGTAATGCTGATCGATTATGATCGGGTTTTCCACGTTATCTAGAGTAATTCCACTGAAAGTAATCCTTCTTGCGTAACCTGATCCTCCCTGTATATTAccagaaaatttataaataaacattttttgataaattaCTAAATGAGATTAACGAGACATGCTTCTTGCGTACCGGCCAGGTTTTGATCCGAGCCCCATTCGTAGTTCCTCTAAAGTTACAGTTTTGGACACATATATCCTCCACTGAAGCTGTCTCTCCATCTT encodes:
- the LOC106439420 gene encoding transcription initiation factor TFIID subunit 15 codes for the protein MSRPGDWNCRSCTHLNFQRRDSCQRCGDFRSGASGVSGLDFGGFGGRAMSAFGFTTGSDVRPGDWYCTVGSCGTHNFASRSTCFKCGTFKDESTGGGGGGVGGPAVFDTDLMRSRVSGNAGRSSWKSGDWICTRIGCNEHNFASRMECFRCNAPRDFSNGSFF